Within the Butyrivibrio sp. AE3004 genome, the region TCACTATTATTGGTCTCTTCTTTTTACATATCCCGCATACCAGTCAACAAAGTTTCTGATACCGTCTCTAAGATCAGTATCGGGTTTAAAATCAAAATCTCTCATAAGGTCATCAACATCTGCGAAAGTAGCCTCAACATCTCCGGGCTGCATGGGCAGAAGCTCTCTGTGTGCCTCGAAATCAAAATCCTCCGGAAGAACACCGTGAGCAACAAGCTCCTTCTGAAGAATATCAACAAAGTCCATAAGATTTTCGGGATTATGATTACCGATATTGTAAACCATGTATCTGTTACCCTTCTCATCTTCATCCGGGGTACTCTGCATAACATTAACCACACCTGTTACAATATCATCAACATATGTAAAGTCTCTCTTGCAATTACCATAGTTGAATATCTGAATTGTCTCGCCCTTAAGGAGTTTATCCGCAAAGAGGAAAAGAGCCATGTCAGGTCTTCCCATAGGACCGTAAACAGTAAAGAAACGAAGGCCTGTTGTAGCCATTCCGTACAAATTGCTGTATGAGTAAGCAAAAAGCTCATTAGACTTTTTGGTTGCCGCATAAAGTGAAAGCGGATGGTCAACCTGATCCTTAGTGCTGAAAGGAAGCTTTGTATTGCCGCCGTAAACACTTGAGCTTGATGCGTATACAAGGTGCTCAACCTTGGGGTCTGAATGTCTGCAGGCTTCAAGAATATTGTAAAAGCCTATTACGTTAGCCTCAATATAAGCCCCGGGGTTCTCTATTGAATAACGAACTCCTGCCTGCGCAGCAAGATTAACAACTACTGCGGGCTTGTATTTTGCAAAAGTCTCATCAACCATTTTCTTATCTGCTATATCACCCTTTACAAATATGAAATTCTCATACTTTGAAAGATTCGCAAGTCTCTCTTCCTTTAATCTGACATCATAGTAATCGTTAACATTGTCATAGCCGACTACCTTTATATCTTCAAACTCATCAAGAAGTCTTACCGCAAGATGTGAACCGATAAAGCCGGCAGCGCCCGTGATAAGCACTGTTTTACCATTAAGATTTACATTTTTTTCTTTCATTACTAAAAACTCTCCTTAAAATGATATAATAACATGATAGTTAAAAAAGTCCCGGAGGTCAATTTTATGGGCAGAACAAAGCTGGCTGCCAAAAATATAACGTTTGGATATGTAGGACAACTGGCAACTGCGCTCATGTCCTTTATTCTACGCACCATTTTTATACACAGACTGGCAGAGACTCTTCTTGGTGTCAATGCACTCTATAGCAATATCCTATCACTTCTGTCAATGGCTGAGCTTGGCATCGGAACAGCTCTGAATTTCAGTCTCTATGCACCTGTTGCCGCTAAAGATACAGAAAAAGTAAAGTCATATATGCAGATGTATCGGAAGGCTTACCATACAATCGCCATTGT harbors:
- a CDS encoding GDP-mannose 4,6-dehydratase, whose translation is MKEKNVNLNGKTVLITGAAGFIGSHLAVRLLDEFEDIKVVGYDNVNDYYDVRLKEERLANLSKYENFIFVKGDIADKKMVDETFAKYKPAVVVNLAAQAGVRYSIENPGAYIEANVIGFYNILEACRHSDPKVEHLVYASSSSVYGGNTKLPFSTKDQVDHPLSLYAATKKSNELFAYSYSNLYGMATTGLRFFTVYGPMGRPDMALFLFADKLLKGETIQIFNYGNCKRDFTYVDDIVTGVVNVMQSTPDEDEKGNRYMVYNIGNHNPENLMDFVDILQKELVAHGVLPEDFDFEAHRELLPMQPGDVEATFADVDDLMRDFDFKPDTDLRDGIRNFVDWYAGYVKRRDQ